A DNA window from Pseudomonas tohonis contains the following coding sequences:
- the motA gene encoding flagellar motor stator protein MotA: MAKIIGIIVVFATVLGGYVLSHGKIGALIQPFEVLIIGGAALGAFLQANPGSTFMHVLKKSLKMFSSRFTHAFYLEVLRLLYEILNKSRREGMMAIEADIEDPAASPIFSKYPAILKDAGMVAYISDYLRIMSSGNMAPHELEGLFDMELGSLKEEFEHPAHAVNRIADGLPGFGIVAAVLGIVVTMALLGQVEQSALGQHVGAALVGTFLGILAAYGFFGPLAVSLEHDAKEELNVYEAIKACLVASASGMPPSLAVEFGRKVLFPAHRPSFSELEQAVRGS, from the coding sequence ATGGCAAAAATAATCGGCATCATCGTCGTATTCGCCACCGTTCTCGGCGGATATGTCCTTTCCCACGGCAAGATTGGTGCCCTGATACAGCCTTTCGAGGTGTTGATCATCGGTGGCGCGGCGCTCGGGGCCTTCCTCCAGGCCAACCCGGGCAGCACCTTCATGCATGTACTGAAAAAGTCGCTGAAGATGTTCAGCTCGCGTTTCACCCACGCGTTCTACCTGGAAGTGTTGCGCCTGCTTTACGAAATCCTCAACAAGAGCCGCCGTGAAGGGATGATGGCCATCGAGGCCGACATCGAGGACCCGGCGGCCAGCCCGATCTTCAGCAAGTACCCGGCGATCCTCAAGGACGCGGGGATGGTCGCCTACATCAGCGATTACCTGCGCATCATGTCCTCCGGCAACATGGCGCCCCACGAACTGGAAGGCCTGTTCGACATGGAGCTGGGCAGCCTGAAGGAGGAGTTCGAGCACCCGGCCCATGCGGTCAACCGCATCGCCGACGGCCTGCCGGGCTTCGGCATCGTGGCGGCGGTGCTGGGCATCGTGGTGACCATGGCGCTGCTCGGCCAGGTCGAGCAGTCGGCACTGGGGCAGCACGTGGGTGCGGCCCTGGTGGGTACCTTCCTCGGTATTCTCGCGGCCTATGGTTTCTTCGGCCCCCTTGCCGTGTCCCTGGAGCACGACGCCAAGGAAGAACTCAACGTCTATGAAGCCATCAAGGCCTGCCTGGTGGCGTCGGCTTCCGGCATGCCGCCCTCGCTGGCGGTGGAGTTCGGGCGCAAGGTCCTGTTCCCTGCGCACCGGCCGAGCTTCAGCGAGCTCGAGCAGGCCGTGCGCGGTAGCTGA
- a CDS encoding HDOD domain-containing protein produces the protein MKTQMALPRTLDAWIKQLDGVRLPIPAESHERVRRALGDSRRSMREIADLIQDSPALALSIMREANRSGSSLDSPAESLEVALTRLGLKRSEELLARLPAVDEANIPLALRQLQLISQHASQQASGLFAARLARLWQEIHWNSLLFLSPLWPLLALHPQLFAAWETRVIVRGEPALKVEVELLGVPLLKLCQALAEHWKLPDLITYGYRLLNADRRMLVKALHIARDNEHPLHQQQLLDADPALRRWLTQPGNTVLLANGLAVSAHDSWACDHSLRWQRLTGLYMQLPLTELQQLIHQHAVDSARKHARSDLWHPAQALIWPWDCSRWPTEEVKPTPPPAAALTEWRQHCGLLLKEPSAFANIVQLTACARDALAACGMRRSLILLADRTQSRLMVQQSAGLPKEAASLALDPAQSQVLRRLLAQPGQLRLTPENAAQYSALFPGNLKALFPADHLLLRSIPANGRVALLVIADQGGQPFADVSLQAFGKTVQCIERALASFATRGR, from the coding sequence ATGAAGACGCAGATGGCCCTACCACGCACCCTCGACGCCTGGATCAAGCAACTGGATGGCGTCCGTCTACCGATCCCGGCCGAGAGCCACGAACGGGTGCGCAGGGCGCTGGGCGACAGCCGCCGTTCCATGCGCGAGATCGCCGACCTGATTCAGGATAGTCCCGCCCTGGCCCTGAGCATCATGCGCGAGGCGAACCGCTCCGGTTCTTCCCTCGACAGCCCGGCGGAAAGCCTCGAAGTGGCCCTTACCCGCCTTGGCCTGAAACGCTCGGAAGAGCTGCTCGCGCGTCTCCCCGCCGTCGACGAAGCCAACATTCCCCTGGCGCTGCGCCAGTTGCAGCTCATCAGCCAGCACGCCTCGCAGCAGGCCAGCGGCCTGTTCGCCGCCCGCCTCGCACGCCTCTGGCAGGAAATCCACTGGAACAGCCTGCTCTTCCTCTCACCGCTGTGGCCGCTGCTGGCGCTGCACCCGCAGTTGTTCGCCGCCTGGGAAACCCGCGTCATCGTCCGTGGCGAGCCGGCGCTCAAGGTGGAGGTCGAACTCCTCGGCGTGCCGCTGCTCAAGCTGTGCCAGGCCCTGGCCGAGCACTGGAAGCTGCCGGACTTGATCACCTACGGCTACCGCCTGCTCAATGCCGACCGGCGCATGCTGGTCAAGGCCCTGCACATCGCCCGCGACAACGAACACCCGTTGCACCAGCAGCAACTGCTCGACGCCGATCCAGCCCTGCGCCGCTGGCTCACCCAACCCGGCAACACGGTCCTGCTGGCCAACGGCCTGGCCGTCTCCGCCCACGACTCCTGGGCCTGCGATCACAGCCTGCGCTGGCAACGCCTGACCGGCCTCTATATGCAGCTGCCGCTGACCGAGTTGCAGCAGCTCATCCATCAGCACGCCGTGGACAGCGCACGCAAGCACGCACGCAGCGACCTCTGGCACCCCGCACAAGCGCTGATCTGGCCCTGGGACTGCAGCCGCTGGCCGACCGAGGAAGTGAAACCGACGCCGCCTCCTGCCGCCGCGCTCACCGAGTGGCGCCAGCATTGCGGCCTGTTGCTAAAAGAGCCCAGCGCCTTCGCCAACATCGTCCAGCTCACCGCCTGCGCCCGCGATGCGCTCGCTGCCTGCGGCATGCGCCGCAGCCTGATCCTCCTCGCCGACCGCACCCAGAGCAGGCTGATGGTGCAACAGAGCGCCGGCCTGCCCAAGGAAGCCGCCAGCCTGGCCCTGGACCCCGCGCAGAGCCAGGTGCTGCGCCGCCTGCTCGCGCAGCCCGGACAACTGCGCCTCACGCCGGAGAACGCCGCGCAGTACTCGGCGCTGTTTCCCGGCAACCTCAAGGCCTTGTTCCCCGCCGACCACCTGCTGCTGCGCTCCATCCCCGCCAATGGCCGGGTCGCGCTGCTGGTGATCGCCGACCAGGGCGGCCAGCCCTTCGCCGACGTGAGCCTCCAGGCATTCGGAAAGACGGTGCAATGCATCGAGCGCGCCCTGGCCAGCTTTGCCACGCGCGGCCGCTGA
- the rhdA gene encoding thiosulfate sulfurtransferase — translation MSAFSGLPLVIEPADLAARLDAPDLILVDLTSAARYAEGHIPGARFVDPKRTQLGQPPAPGLLPATADLETLFGELGQRTDATYVVYDDEGGGWAGRFIWLLDVIGHRRYHYLNGGLHAWLADGRETSTQVPDAAGGPLPLVIHDEPTATREYLQARLGAADLAIWDARGPGEYAGTKVLAAKGGHIPGAVNFEWTAGMDPQRALRIREDIAEILQSLGITPDKEIVTHCQTHHRSGFTYLVAKALGYPRVKGYAGSWSEWGNHPDTPVEA, via the coding sequence ATGTCCGCCTTTTCCGGCTTGCCGCTGGTCATCGAACCGGCCGACCTGGCAGCGCGACTCGATGCGCCCGACCTGATACTGGTGGACCTGACCAGCGCCGCGCGCTATGCCGAAGGCCACATCCCCGGAGCCCGCTTCGTCGACCCCAAGCGCACCCAGCTCGGCCAGCCCCCCGCGCCCGGCCTGCTGCCCGCCACGGCCGACCTCGAGACCCTGTTCGGTGAACTCGGCCAGCGCACCGATGCCACCTACGTCGTCTACGACGACGAGGGCGGCGGCTGGGCCGGCCGCTTCATCTGGCTACTGGATGTGATCGGCCACCGCCGCTACCACTACCTGAACGGCGGCCTGCACGCCTGGCTGGCCGATGGCCGCGAGACCTCCACCCAGGTCCCGGATGCGGCCGGTGGCCCGCTGCCGCTGGTGATCCACGACGAACCCACCGCCACCCGCGAGTACCTGCAAGCCCGTCTCGGCGCCGCTGACCTCGCCATCTGGGACGCCCGCGGCCCCGGCGAATACGCCGGCACCAAGGTCCTGGCGGCCAAGGGTGGCCACATCCCGGGGGCGGTGAACTTCGAATGGACCGCCGGCATGGACCCGCAGCGCGCCCTGCGCATCCGCGAGGACATCGCCGAGATCCTGCAGTCGCTCGGCATCACCCCGGACAAGGAAATCGTCACCCACTGCCAGACCCACCACCGCTCCGGCTTCACCTACCTGGTGGCCAAGGCGCTGGGCTACCCCCGCGTGAAGGGCTACGCCGGCTCCTGGTCGGAGTGGGGCAACCACCCGGATACCCCTGTCGAGGCCTGA